Proteins encoded by one window of Actinocorallia herbida:
- a CDS encoding PucR family transcriptional regulator: MTAEVGIPSRTGRAGRGPWSDIPRELAEHVLPHLDLVAEEIIKEIRFQVREYSRGEGPYASTLRTVVERALTHFVDRVAQGGPHPDPDFFEAIGRGEAGEGRSLDPLQAAMRVGGLVAWRRLSENAWELEPRVITALGEAVFVHQDDIARQAAEGYRLAQADAAGEMQRRRRRLLDMLLSGGAGHDAIADLAAAAHWPMPRTVAAVALDIRHQDTRPPAFPPDVLVDLGRTQPSLLIPDPDGPGRNQLVDRALSDCSGVIGPTVPVTEAAHSMRLARAMLQLGQRGVIDAEGVVRCVDHMSTLILFQDEQLLKSLAELRLAPLAHLRSSQQDRLAETLLAWLQSGRNANEVAMRLHVHPQTVRYRLRQLEELFGDQLLDPDLRFDLEIVLRARRLQQSVAPVPTAPDQAVAGEVISLRRV; this comes from the coding sequence GTGACAGCAGAAGTGGGCATCCCCTCCCGCACCGGGCGTGCCGGGCGGGGCCCATGGTCGGACATTCCACGCGAACTCGCCGAACACGTTCTGCCGCACCTCGACCTGGTAGCCGAAGAGATCATCAAGGAGATCCGGTTCCAGGTCCGCGAATACTCCAGGGGTGAGGGCCCCTACGCGTCTACCCTCCGCACCGTCGTCGAGCGCGCGCTCACCCACTTCGTCGACCGGGTCGCCCAAGGCGGACCGCACCCCGACCCGGACTTCTTCGAGGCCATCGGCCGCGGCGAGGCCGGCGAGGGCCGCAGTCTCGACCCGCTCCAGGCCGCGATGCGCGTCGGCGGGCTCGTCGCCTGGCGGCGGCTCTCGGAGAACGCCTGGGAACTGGAGCCCCGCGTGATCACCGCGCTGGGCGAGGCGGTCTTCGTCCACCAGGACGACATCGCCCGCCAGGCCGCGGAAGGTTACCGGCTCGCCCAGGCCGACGCCGCGGGCGAGATGCAGCGCCGCCGCCGCAGGCTGCTGGACATGCTGCTGTCCGGCGGCGCCGGCCACGACGCCATCGCCGACCTCGCCGCCGCCGCCCACTGGCCGATGCCCCGCACCGTCGCGGCCGTCGCCCTCGACATCCGCCACCAGGACACCCGTCCGCCCGCGTTCCCGCCGGACGTGCTGGTCGACCTCGGCCGCACCCAGCCGTCCCTGCTCATCCCCGACCCCGACGGGCCAGGGCGCAACCAGCTCGTCGACCGCGCCCTCTCGGACTGCTCAGGCGTCATCGGCCCGACCGTCCCGGTCACCGAGGCCGCCCACTCGATGCGGCTCGCCCGCGCCATGCTCCAGCTCGGCCAGCGCGGCGTCATCGACGCGGAAGGCGTCGTGCGGTGCGTCGACCACATGTCCACGCTCATCCTGTTCCAGGACGAGCAGCTGCTGAAGTCGCTCGCCGAACTGCGCCTGGCCCCCCTCGCGCACCTGCGCAGCAGCCAGCAGGACAGGCTCGCCGAGACGCTCCTGGCCTGGCTCCAGTCCGGCCGGAACGCCAACGAGGTGGCGATGCGGCTGCATGTCCACCCGCAGACCGTCCGTTACCGCCTCCGCCAGCTCGAGGAGCTGTTCGGCGACCAGCTCCTCGACCCCGATCTCCGGTTCGACCTGGAGATCGTGCTGCGGGCCCGCAGGCTCCAGCAGTCCGTCGCGCCGGTCCCGACCGCGCCCGACCAGGCGGTCGCGGGTGAGGTCATCAGCCTCCGCCGCGTCTAG
- a CDS encoding sensor histidine kinase produces the protein MRWWPRSIRARDTVVAALLSGLVFSLLAIGVTSLFRRNIQTQIVEAAERAARRVSADVRADRLTDPIPSAAGVHLIQVIDESGKVIAGTADARNKPPLSQLRPPSENRMAQRLECPPAAPCAEVVALRTTIYSDSDFVVAAVPLPSAMTGIGLNFLIGLGVVGLSALTAWATWVIVGRTLGPIEAIRRQLAEISASDLHRRVPVPNGDDEIVRLARTSNATLERLERAVDRQRQFASDASHELRTPIAGLRANLEGALLHPEDADWQDVAKAALRDTDRLEAIITDLLLLSQLGAGTSVAEDFDLGELARLESRKGVEVNAQDGVRVHGVRFQFARLYGNLLDNAERYGGGDITVSVRREGAEAVMKVCDNGPGIPPEDRERIFARFSRLDTARSRNAGGTGLGLAIARDIARSHGGDLAAEDTVRGACFVLRLPIARF, from the coding sequence ATGAGGTGGTGGCCGCGCTCCATCAGGGCGCGCGACACCGTGGTGGCCGCGCTGCTGTCCGGCCTGGTCTTCAGCCTGCTCGCGATCGGCGTCACCAGTCTGTTCCGGCGCAACATCCAGACCCAGATCGTCGAGGCGGCCGAGCGCGCCGCGCGCCGGGTCTCGGCGGATGTCCGGGCGGACCGGCTCACCGACCCGATCCCGTCCGCGGCCGGCGTCCACCTCATCCAGGTCATCGACGAGAGCGGAAAGGTCATCGCCGGGACCGCCGACGCCCGCAACAAGCCCCCGCTCAGCCAGCTCCGCCCTCCCTCGGAGAACCGGATGGCCCAGCGGCTGGAGTGCCCGCCCGCTGCGCCCTGCGCCGAGGTGGTGGCGCTCCGCACGACCATCTACAGCGACTCCGACTTCGTGGTGGCGGCGGTGCCGCTGCCCAGCGCGATGACCGGTATCGGCCTCAATTTCCTCATCGGCCTCGGCGTCGTGGGCCTGTCCGCCCTCACGGCCTGGGCCACCTGGGTGATCGTCGGGCGGACGCTCGGGCCGATCGAGGCGATCCGGCGGCAGCTCGCGGAGATCAGCGCGTCCGACCTGCACCGGCGGGTGCCCGTCCCGAACGGGGACGACGAGATCGTGCGGCTGGCCAGGACGTCCAACGCGACCCTGGAGCGGCTGGAGCGGGCGGTGGACCGCCAGCGCCAGTTCGCCTCCGACGCCTCGCACGAGCTGCGCACCCCCATCGCGGGGCTGCGCGCCAACCTCGAGGGCGCGCTCCTGCACCCCGAGGACGCCGACTGGCAGGACGTGGCCAAGGCCGCGCTGCGCGACACCGACCGGCTCGAGGCGATCATCACCGACCTGCTGTTGCTGTCCCAGCTCGGCGCGGGCACATCCGTCGCCGAGGACTTCGACCTCGGGGAGCTGGCCCGCCTGGAGTCGCGCAAGGGCGTCGAGGTGAACGCCCAGGACGGGGTGCGGGTGCACGGGGTGCGATTCCAGTTCGCCCGGCTCTACGGCAACCTGCTCGACAACGCCGAGCGCTACGGCGGCGGGGACATCACCGTGTCGGTGCGCCGCGAGGGGGCCGAGGCGGTCATGAAGGTGTGCGACAACGGACCGGGCATCCCGCCGGAGGACCGCGAGCGCATCTTCGCCCGCTTCTCCCGGCTGGACACCGCCCGCAGCAGGAACGCGGGCGGCACGGGACTCGGCCTGGCCATCGCCCGCGACATCGCGCGCTCCCATGGCGGCGATCTCGCGGCCGAGGACACCGTCCGCGGCGCCTGCTTCGTCCTCCGGCTGCCGATCGCGCGGTTCTAG
- a CDS encoding alpha/beta fold hydrolase produces the protein MDMVFARRGSGPPLVVLCGTGSRGRAWEPVIGILAAEREVLLATVPPGDLDATTTALALAITGLDRPHIAGWGFGGLVALEAAERGIVSSATAIAPTGFAEASRSSLLLAAARRCAALPGMLLERLVAPPVTGSLPYRAGFGGPPPVPDDGSAFTGDLADVPVTLAWGTRRGGGAPTCARSAHARLPHVTHLRLPGCGRIPMADAPRMVAEVILTATAAAERQRVAIAG, from the coding sequence ATGGACATGGTCTTCGCTCGGCGCGGGTCAGGCCCGCCGCTCGTCGTCCTGTGCGGCACGGGGTCCCGCGGCCGCGCCTGGGAGCCGGTCATCGGCATCCTCGCGGCCGAACGGGAGGTCCTCCTCGCCACCGTCCCGCCCGGCGACCTCGACGCCACCACCACCGCCCTCGCCCTCGCGATCACCGGCCTCGACCGCCCGCACATCGCGGGCTGGGGCTTCGGCGGGCTCGTCGCCCTGGAGGCCGCGGAGCGCGGCATCGTCTCCTCCGCGACCGCCATCGCCCCCACCGGGTTCGCCGAGGCGTCCCGGTCCTCGCTCCTCCTGGCCGCCGCCCGGCGCTGCGCGGCCCTGCCCGGCATGCTGCTGGAGCGGCTGGTCGCCCCGCCCGTCACCGGATCGCTGCCCTACCGCGCCGGGTTCGGCGGGCCCCCTCCGGTGCCCGACGACGGCTCCGCCTTCACCGGCGACCTCGCCGACGTGCCCGTCACCCTGGCCTGGGGCACCCGGCGCGGCGGCGGCGCCCCCACCTGTGCCCGCTCGGCCCACGCGCGGCTCCCCCATGTCACGCACCTGCGGCTGCCCGGCTGCGGCCGGATCCCCATGGCCGACGCCCCGCGCATGGTCGCCGAAGTGATCCTCACCGCCACGGCGGCCGCCGAGCGGCAGCGGGTGGCGATCGCGGGCTAG
- the sigE gene encoding RNA polymerase sigma factor SigE — translation MSTPVAWTPPSWEQIVTEHSGRVFRLAYRLTGNRHDAEDLTQDVFVRVFRSLSSYTPGTFEGWLHRITTNLFLDGARRRQRIRFDALSDEAAARLRSGERGPAQIIDDAALDPDVQSALDSLAPEYRVAVVLCDIEGLTYEEIAATLDVKLGTVRSRIHRGRAQLRMALEHRKPRAAEQDRAIPAGV, via the coding sequence GTGAGCACACCGGTTGCCTGGACGCCGCCGAGTTGGGAACAGATCGTCACCGAGCACTCCGGCCGAGTGTTCCGGTTGGCCTACCGGCTGACCGGCAACAGGCACGACGCCGAAGACCTCACCCAGGACGTCTTCGTCCGGGTCTTCCGATCCCTGTCGTCCTACACCCCGGGCACCTTCGAAGGCTGGCTGCACCGGATCACCACGAACCTCTTCCTCGACGGCGCCCGCCGCCGCCAGCGCATCCGTTTCGACGCCCTCTCCGACGAGGCGGCCGCCCGGCTGCGCAGCGGAGAGCGCGGCCCCGCCCAGATCATCGACGACGCCGCGCTCGACCCCGACGTGCAGAGCGCGCTGGACTCCCTCGCACCCGAATACCGCGTGGCCGTCGTCCTGTGCGACATCGAGGGCCTCACCTACGAGGAGATCGCCGCCACCCTGGACGTCAAGCTCGGCACCGTCCGCAGCCGCATCCACCGCGGCCGGGCCCAGCTGCGCATGGCGCTGGAGCACCGCAAGCCACGCGCCGCCGAGCAGGACCGCGCGATCCCCGCGGGGGTCTGA
- a CDS encoding acyl-CoA synthetase: MSTYNLADLLELLAKAAAPDREALVAGDVRLTYGGLNARASKIAHHLAAQGVGPGDHVAILSWNRAEWLETFFGAFKIRAVPIPVNYRYVAGELHHVLTDSRSVAVVGERSLLARLDRAQLPLLRHVVVLEDGGDQEIPDAVGYEEALAAQSGDDDFPARSNDDRYIIYTGGTTGYPKGVEWRSEDIFFGAMGGGNSLGDPIGTPEEIQERVAAPGATVLNCAPVMHGAGQWVAMMSLLSGNRLVLLNDHSFDPAKVLGIVKDEGANVLMIVGDVMGRPLAAELDKGGHDISSLLAIGSGGAPLTDVAKAALGQHLATGMFLDNYGASETGACGPAVAGKEGTARFMMKEGITVLDDDLKPVKPGEIGKLARTGHIPLGYYNDPAKTATTFFTDENGVRWSVPGDFASLEQDGSVVLLGRGSLVINTGGEKVYPEEVEVAVKEHPGVYDVVVVGVPDERFGQRVAAVVAVSPGHEGLTLEEIVAHCRDRIAGYKMPRQLQIVGEVQRTAVGKSDYKWARSVLGV; the protein is encoded by the coding sequence ATGTCCACGTACAACCTGGCTGATCTTCTAGAGCTGCTGGCGAAAGCCGCGGCACCCGACCGGGAGGCCCTGGTGGCCGGAGACGTCCGGCTCACCTACGGGGGGCTGAACGCCCGCGCGTCCAAGATCGCCCACCACCTCGCCGCCCAGGGCGTGGGTCCCGGCGACCACGTCGCGATCCTTTCGTGGAACCGGGCCGAGTGGCTGGAGACCTTCTTCGGCGCCTTCAAGATCCGCGCGGTGCCGATCCCGGTGAACTACCGGTACGTCGCGGGCGAACTGCACCACGTGCTCACCGACTCCCGGTCCGTCGCGGTCGTCGGGGAGCGCTCGCTGCTGGCCCGGCTCGACCGCGCCCAGCTCCCGCTGCTGCGGCACGTGGTGGTGCTGGAGGACGGCGGCGACCAGGAGATCCCCGACGCCGTCGGCTACGAGGAGGCCCTGGCCGCGCAGTCCGGAGACGACGACTTTCCCGCGCGCTCCAACGACGACCGCTACATCATCTACACCGGCGGAACCACCGGCTACCCCAAGGGCGTCGAGTGGCGGTCGGAGGACATCTTCTTCGGCGCGATGGGCGGCGGGAACTCCCTCGGCGACCCGATCGGCACGCCCGAGGAGATCCAGGAGCGCGTGGCGGCGCCCGGCGCGACGGTGCTCAACTGCGCCCCCGTCATGCACGGCGCGGGCCAGTGGGTGGCGATGATGTCGCTGCTCAGCGGCAACCGGCTCGTCCTGCTGAACGACCACTCCTTCGACCCGGCGAAGGTGCTGGGCATCGTCAAGGACGAGGGCGCCAACGTGCTCATGATCGTCGGCGACGTCATGGGCAGGCCGCTCGCCGCCGAGCTCGACAAGGGCGGCCACGACATCTCCAGCCTCCTCGCCATCGGCTCCGGCGGCGCCCCCCTCACCGACGTGGCCAAGGCGGCCCTCGGCCAGCACCTCGCGACCGGCATGTTCCTCGACAACTACGGCGCCTCCGAGACCGGCGCCTGCGGCCCCGCCGTCGCAGGCAAGGAGGGCACCGCGCGCTTCATGATGAAGGAGGGCATCACCGTCCTCGACGACGACCTCAAGCCGGTCAAGCCCGGCGAGATCGGCAAGCTCGCGCGCACCGGCCACATCCCGCTCGGCTACTACAACGACCCGGCCAAGACCGCCACCACGTTCTTCACCGACGAGAACGGCGTGCGCTGGTCGGTGCCGGGCGACTTCGCCAGCCTGGAGCAGGACGGCTCGGTCGTCCTGCTCGGCAGGGGCTCCCTGGTGATCAACACCGGCGGCGAGAAGGTCTACCCCGAAGAGGTCGAGGTCGCCGTCAAGGAGCACCCGGGCGTCTACGACGTCGTCGTGGTGGGCGTGCCCGACGAGCGCTTCGGCCAGCGCGTCGCCGCGGTCGTGGCGGTCTCGCCGGGCCACGAGGGCCTGACCCTCGAGGAGATCGTGGCGCACTGCCGCGACCGGATCGCCGGCTACAAGATGCCGCGCCAGCTCCAGATCGTCGGTGAGGTGCAGCGGACCGCGGTCGGCAAGTCCGACTACAAGTGGGCGCGGTCGGTGCTCGGCGTCTGA
- a CDS encoding glycosyltransferase family 4 protein, producing the protein MSDCFLPRLGGIEVQVDELAAAQRADGHEVAVVTATPGPDFAGLLRVGPRVPWGLPVGGSLRPVLEELKPDVLHIHAGVVSPFAWRALATCRDVPAVVTVHSLWGRPTGLAYRRLIGPDVAVTAVSEAAARPIRRALGADVRVVPNGIDTAPWRAIRPWLPTGAVHVVAVGRLAPRKEPFTLLKVLREAGRRVPIRATIVGDGPAARGVRRFLREHRMAHWVRVTGRLDRSEVREVLASADVFVAPARRESFGLAALEARLAGVPVIAHAGSGVADFVAPEREGLLAGSVKELTEALIRLTTDHELRHRIAAHNGATVPERCTWPAVLAAFDALYESRRAAAPTNRPEHARMPEQDYAAHSAVPADRPEDARVPGPQEPDLDEVVPPGVPRTGRPEDGEGPPAPGGRGPQTPSTDRAHL; encoded by the coding sequence GTGAGCGACTGCTTCCTGCCTCGGCTCGGCGGGATCGAGGTCCAGGTGGACGAACTGGCGGCGGCGCAGCGCGCGGACGGGCACGAGGTGGCGGTGGTGACCGCGACCCCCGGACCGGACTTCGCGGGCCTGCTGCGGGTAGGTCCCCGGGTCCCGTGGGGCCTGCCCGTCGGCGGTTCGCTGCGGCCGGTCCTGGAGGAGCTGAAGCCCGACGTGCTGCACATCCACGCGGGCGTCGTGTCGCCGTTCGCGTGGCGGGCCCTGGCGACGTGCCGGGACGTGCCCGCCGTCGTCACCGTGCACAGCCTGTGGGGACGGCCCACGGGGCTCGCCTACCGGCGGCTCATCGGCCCCGACGTGGCGGTCACCGCGGTCAGCGAGGCGGCCGCCCGGCCGATCCGCCGCGCGCTGGGCGCCGACGTGCGGGTGGTCCCGAACGGCATCGACACCGCGCCGTGGCGGGCGATCCGGCCGTGGCTGCCGACCGGCGCCGTGCACGTGGTCGCGGTCGGCAGGCTCGCCCCGCGCAAGGAGCCGTTCACGCTGCTCAAGGTGCTGCGCGAGGCGGGCAGGCGCGTTCCGATCCGGGCGACGATCGTAGGCGACGGCCCCGCCGCGCGCGGGGTCCGACGCTTCCTGCGCGAGCACCGTATGGCGCACTGGGTGCGGGTCACCGGCCGGCTCGACCGGTCGGAGGTGCGCGAGGTGCTCGCCTCCGCCGACGTGTTCGTGGCGCCCGCCCGGCGTGAGTCCTTCGGGCTCGCGGCCCTGGAGGCGCGGCTCGCGGGGGTGCCCGTCATCGCGCACGCGGGCTCGGGCGTCGCCGACTTCGTCGCGCCCGAGCGCGAGGGGCTGCTCGCCGGGTCGGTCAAGGAGCTGACCGAGGCGCTGATCCGGCTCACCACCGACCACGAGCTGCGGCACCGCATCGCCGCGCACAACGGCGCCACGGTGCCCGAGCGCTGCACCTGGCCCGCGGTCCTCGCGGCGTTCGACGCGCTCTACGAGAGCCGCAGAGCCGCCGCGCCCACGAACCGCCCCGAGCACGCGCGGATGCCGGAGCAGGACTACGCGGCCCACAGCGCGGTTCCGGCGGACCGTCCCGAGGACGCGCGGGTACCGGGGCCGCAGGAGCCGGACCTGGACGAGGTCGTTCCGCCGGGCGTCCCGCGGACCGGCCGCCCCGAGGACGGCGAGGGCCCGCCGGCGCCCGGCGGACGGGGGCCTCAGACGCCGAGCACCGACCGCGCCCACTTGTAG
- a CDS encoding PIG-L deacetylase family protein, producing MRTCVFFHAHPDDEALLTAGLMARLAAEGNRVVLVVATAGELGRSGLRTRALGPLRLRELEESARILGCARVVPLGYPDSGLDGCAPGGFATRPVEEPAAMLARILAEEDADLLTVYDERGGYGHPDHVQVHRVGVAAARAAGTPVVLEATVDRDRLWRWLRPLAALFPLDGWRQAYTPGSMISHRVDVRRFAAAKRAAMAAHASQGTGGPRLLAVLCRLPGPLFRLALGTEYYVRR from the coding sequence ATGCGCACCTGCGTCTTCTTCCACGCCCATCCCGACGACGAGGCGCTGCTGACCGCGGGCCTCATGGCGAGGCTCGCGGCGGAAGGCAACCGGGTCGTCCTCGTGGTCGCGACCGCGGGGGAGCTGGGCCGTTCAGGGCTGCGCACCCGCGCGCTAGGCCCGCTGCGGCTGCGCGAGCTCGAAGAGTCCGCGCGCATCCTCGGCTGCGCCCGGGTCGTCCCGCTCGGCTACCCCGACTCGGGCCTCGACGGCTGCGCGCCCGGCGGGTTCGCCACGCGCCCGGTCGAGGAGCCCGCCGCGATGCTCGCGCGCATCCTCGCGGAGGAGGACGCCGACCTGCTGACGGTCTACGACGAACGGGGCGGCTACGGCCATCCCGACCATGTGCAGGTGCACCGCGTGGGGGTGGCCGCCGCGCGCGCCGCGGGCACCCCCGTGGTGCTGGAGGCGACGGTGGACCGGGACCGGCTGTGGCGGTGGTTGCGCCCGCTGGCAGCGCTGTTCCCGCTGGACGGCTGGAGGCAGGCATACACACCCGGCTCAATGATCAGCCATCGCGTCGACGTCCGCCGCTTCGCCGCCGCGAAGCGCGCCGCGATGGCCGCGCACGCCAGCCAAGGTACCGGCGGCCCTCGCCTCCTGGCCGTGCTGTGCAGGCTGCCAGGGCCGCTGTTCAGGCTGGCGCTCGGCACCGAGTACTACGTGCGGCGGTGA
- a CDS encoding lysylphosphatidylglycerol synthase transmembrane domain-containing protein, with protein MRRLVLSAASLALAVGLIAVMPRLVGADWTAIAAGLGALGPGQAALLVVLWLAGLGLYTFVLTGSLPGLRHGQAFQLNAAGSAVSNLLPFGGAAGVAATFAMAGSWGFPAASVAVSTLVSGVWNVFGRLLLPAVGIAALLAIGEAPNRELGAAAASAGALLAGCAVLLGVALRFEGVARWVDARLRALADHVPHRAAALLRGLGASLLRIRAETLDVLRTGWKTLTFGMTGYLLLQGVLFYACLWAVGQPPRLAETVAAFALNRVLTSVVLTPGGTGVSETGTAAVLVHFGLDASAAATAVLLYSFFTYVVEIPLGGLVWAWWLSRRGRKLPES; from the coding sequence GTGAGAAGGCTCGTCCTGTCGGCGGCCTCGCTGGCCCTCGCGGTCGGGCTGATCGCGGTGATGCCCCGGCTCGTCGGCGCCGACTGGACGGCCATCGCGGCGGGCCTCGGCGCGCTCGGCCCGGGCCAGGCCGCCCTGCTCGTGGTGCTGTGGCTCGCCGGGCTCGGCCTGTACACGTTCGTCCTGACGGGTTCGCTGCCGGGCCTGCGGCACGGGCAGGCGTTCCAGCTCAACGCGGCGGGCAGCGCGGTCAGCAACCTGCTCCCGTTCGGCGGGGCGGCCGGGGTCGCCGCGACCTTCGCGATGGCCGGGAGCTGGGGGTTCCCGGCCGCGTCCGTGGCGGTCTCGACGCTGGTCAGCGGGGTCTGGAACGTCTTCGGCAGGCTGCTGCTGCCCGCGGTCGGCATCGCCGCCCTGCTGGCCATCGGCGAGGCGCCCAACCGCGAGCTGGGCGCCGCTGCAGCGTCGGCGGGCGCGCTGCTCGCCGGGTGCGCGGTGCTCCTCGGTGTCGCGCTGCGGTTCGAGGGGGTCGCGCGCTGGGTCGACGCCCGGCTGCGCGCGCTCGCCGACCACGTCCCGCACCGCGCGGCGGCCCTGCTGCGCGGCCTCGGCGCGTCCCTGCTGCGGATCCGCGCCGAGACCCTCGACGTGCTGCGCACCGGCTGGAAGACCCTCACCTTCGGCATGACGGGATACCTCCTGCTCCAAGGCGTGCTGTTCTACGCGTGCCTGTGGGCGGTCGGGCAGCCGCCGCGGCTCGCCGAGACCGTCGCGGCCTTCGCGCTCAACCGGGTGCTGACGAGCGTGGTGCTCACCCCCGGCGGGACCGGTGTCTCGGAGACCGGGACCGCCGCGGTGCTCGTGCACTTCGGGCTCGACGCGTCCGCGGCGGCCACCGCCGTGCTGCTGTACAGCTTCTTCACGTATGTCGTGGAAATCCCGCTCGGCGGCCTCGTCTGGGCCTGGTGGCTGTCGCGACGCGGCCGAAAACTGCCCGAGTCTTGA
- a CDS encoding serine/threonine-protein kinase, giving the protein MAVATRPKTARVLKITRPFHPRKTGKSRRQRACWTCETGVGPILVAGRYRLLEERGRGGMGVVWRAHDEVLDRVVAVKEILLPLGADTERRRELCRSLTREARSMARLSHAGTAAVHDVLVAGGRPWLVMEFVDAPNLQQVIDEEGPLDPARAAEIGRQLCAVLRAAHAAGLLHRDVKPSNVLVCPDGRVVLTDFGLAIHTEDTDLKVLEGSPAYVSPEQARNDRLTEASDLWSLGVTLYTAVDGRPPYRRAGALASMLAVLVDEHTPPRNAGPLRPVIDGLLRKDPADRLTAAETARMLEKLGHPGPRLLDLLRPVRAAARA; this is encoded by the coding sequence GTGGCTGTCGCGACGCGGCCGAAAACTGCCCGAGTCTTGAAGATCACCCGACCATTCCATCCTCGCAAAACGGGCAAGAGCAGAAGACAGAGAGCGTGCTGGACGTGCGAGACGGGGGTCGGACCAATTCTTGTCGCGGGGCGTTACCGGCTGCTTGAAGAGCGAGGCCGTGGAGGCATGGGCGTAGTGTGGCGCGCCCACGATGAAGTCCTCGACCGGGTGGTCGCGGTCAAAGAGATACTGCTCCCCTTGGGGGCGGACACCGAGCGGCGGCGTGAGTTGTGCCGCTCGCTCACCCGGGAGGCGCGGTCGATGGCGCGGCTCAGCCATGCCGGCACGGCGGCGGTGCACGACGTGCTCGTCGCCGGCGGTCGGCCATGGCTGGTCATGGAGTTCGTCGACGCGCCCAACCTGCAACAGGTCATCGACGAGGAGGGCCCGCTGGATCCGGCCCGGGCCGCCGAGATCGGCCGTCAGCTGTGCGCGGTGCTGCGCGCGGCGCACGCGGCCGGACTCCTGCACCGGGACGTCAAACCGAGCAATGTGCTGGTGTGCCCCGACGGACGCGTGGTCCTCACCGACTTCGGGCTCGCCATCCACACCGAGGACACCGACCTGAAAGTCCTCGAGGGCTCCCCGGCATACGTGTCGCCGGAACAGGCGCGCAACGACAGACTCACGGAGGCTTCAGACCTGTGGTCCCTGGGCGTCACGCTCTACACCGCCGTAGACGGGCGTCCGCCTTACCGACGTGCCGGGGCGCTCGCGTCGATGCTCGCCGTCCTGGTGGACGAGCACACGCCGCCGCGCAACGCGGGCCCGCTGCGTCCGGTCATCGACGGCCTGCTCCGCAAGGACCCGGCCGACCGGCTCACCGCCGCGGAGACCGCGCGGATGCTGGAGAAGCTCGGGCACCCCGGGCCGCGCCTGCTGGACCTGCTCCGCCCGGTCCGCGCCGCGGCCAGAGCCTAA
- a CDS encoding GntR family transcriptional regulator, with protein MSGPLWRDISETLRSRIESGELAPGAQLPTEQDLMEEFGAGRNTVRQALQPLIQRGMVTAQPGRGTFVTEKIDPFVTTLTENPRTGFGGGEGAAYMSEASLQQRLARNGPIKVELQMATPYIARGLGVEPGTPIVSRHQERFIDGRPWSRQSSHYPMTLVEAGAALLLQAVDIDQGPVAYLEDVLGIRQVGYQDLVLGRPAHPDEAAFFRLSGPGSLVFEQRRTAFSIDGRRIRLTVTAYPADRNRFLINEGIVPEDAMSPPPSKERS; from the coding sequence ATGTCCGGGCCGCTCTGGCGCGACATCTCCGAGACGCTGCGCAGCCGCATCGAGTCCGGTGAGCTGGCGCCCGGCGCCCAGCTCCCGACCGAACAGGACCTCATGGAGGAGTTCGGCGCCGGCCGCAACACGGTCCGCCAGGCCCTCCAGCCCCTGATCCAGCGCGGCATGGTCACCGCCCAGCCCGGCCGCGGCACGTTCGTCACCGAGAAGATCGACCCGTTCGTCACCACGCTGACCGAGAACCCCAGGACGGGCTTCGGCGGCGGCGAGGGCGCCGCGTACATGTCGGAGGCGAGCCTCCAGCAGCGGCTGGCCCGCAACGGGCCGATCAAGGTCGAACTCCAGATGGCGACCCCGTACATCGCCCGCGGCCTCGGCGTCGAGCCGGGCACCCCGATCGTCAGCCGGCATCAGGAGCGGTTCATCGACGGGCGGCCGTGGTCGCGGCAGTCCTCGCACTACCCGATGACGCTGGTCGAGGCCGGGGCCGCGCTGCTGCTCCAGGCGGTCGACATCGACCAAGGCCCGGTCGCCTACCTCGAGGACGTCCTGGGCATCCGCCAGGTCGGCTACCAGGACCTCGTCCTCGGCCGCCCCGCCCACCCCGACGAGGCCGCGTTCTTCCGGCTGTCCGGACCCGGCAGCCTGGTCTTCGAGCAGCGCCGCACCGCGTTCAGCATCGACGGCCGCCGCATCCGCCTCACCGTCACCGCCTACCCCGCCGACCGCAACCGCTTCCTCATCAATGAGGGGATCGTCCCCGAAGACGCGATGAGCCCCCCGCCCTCGAAGGAGCGGAGCTGA